The genomic window GGAAGACCAGGAGGCCGATCAGGTAGCGCGAAACGTCGCGCGATTCGTCGAGGCGGGTGGCGATCGAATCGAGGATCGAGCGCAACGCCGTGGTCGACAGTGCCACCGAACTCTTGCGGCTGCCGATCAGCGCCCGCATCGGCGCAAGCAGCCGGGGATTGCGGTTGACCTTGTCGGCGTTGCCAGCGGCGCGGAAGGAATTGAACCAGCGCACTTCGGGGCGAAGCGCCAGCACATGATTGAAAACAAGGATGATTCCGACGGCGAGAACGCCGAGAATCAGGCCGTTGAGGCCTGGATTGTGCATGAAGGCGGTCTGTGTCTGCCGGAAAAGGATGGCGGCAATGAAACCGACGATGACGAGGAAAAGCAGCATCGTCCAGAGGAAAGGCATCGGACTCGAAAGCCTGTGGGCATAGCCGCCCGTCGTCTTTTCGGTGGAGCCGATCTCCGCCACATTCACATTTTCCATAGGTTCAGCAGCCTCCGAACTCATTGCTGGCGGAGACTAGAGCAACATTGTGCCGAATTGAAGTATGCCGGGGCGAAAACCGTGAGTTTACAACAGGCGGATTTTCACCCGGTCACTTGGCGGGGATCGGCCGCTTGATGACCTCGATCAACGCCTTCTGGATGGCTTCGTTGCCGGCGACGATCGCGCCGCTCTCCAGAATGGCCGTCCCGCCGTCCCAGTCGGTGGCAAAACCGCCGGCTTCGCGGATGAGCAGGATGCCGGCCGCCATGTCCCAGGGCGCAAGCTCCGCTTCCCAGAAACCGTCGAAACGACCGGCAGCGACATAGGCGAGATCGAGCGTCGGCGAACCGAGACGGCGGATGCCTGCCACTTCGCCCATCACATGTCGAAGCTCGACCAGGAATTTACCGTGGTTGCGTTTGCCAAGCGCCGGCACGCCGCAGCCGATGACGCAATCCGAGAGCACACGGCGCGCGGCGACGCGCAGGCGCCGGTCGTTGAGGAAGGCGCCGCCGCCACGCTCGGCGGTATAAAGTTCGTCGGTTGCCGGATTGAAGACGACGGCGGCGACGATCTCGCCATTGCGTTCGAGCGCGATGGAGACGGCGAAAGCCGGGATGCCGTGCAGGAAGTTCGTCGTGCCATCGAGCGGGTCGACGATCCAGCGATGCGCGCCGTCCGTGCCCTTGATCTCTTCGCTTTCCTCGCCGAGGAAACCATAGGTCGGACGAGCCTTCATCAGCTCTTCGCGAACAATCTTCTCGGCCTTGCGGTCGGCGGTGGAAACGAAATCGCCCGGTCCCTTCACGGAAACCTGCAGGTTCTGCACTTCGCCGAAATCACGCCCCAGCGATTTTCCTGCCTTGAGGGCAGCCTGAACCATGACATTGAGAAGAGCTGAACGGGCCATCTGCGCATTTTCCTTGGGACTGATACGGGATGCGCGCTGCCAGGGCGGGAAATGTCCCTGAACATGCAGACAGGCAGCGCTGCAAAGATTGGCGGCCTCAAGACCACAAAATCACGGAAATTTCAAGGGGAGGCGCGCATGGCTGCCCTGCAGCTGCGGAAATCGCTCCCTTTGCCGACCGGTTGGAGCCGATCTCAGAATTTCTGCTGTGTCATCAACACTTCGCGGGCGATCTGATCGAGCGGCAGGACACGGTCGACGCCACCTTTGGCGATCGCCTCCTTCGGCATGCCGAAAACAACGGAACTCGCCTCGTCCTGGGCCACGGTGTAGGCGCCGGTCTCATGCATTTCCAGCATGCCGCGCGCGCCGTCGTCTCCCATGCCGGTCATGATGATGCCCATCGCGTTCGATCCGGCCGAACGCGCGGCCGAACGGAAGAGCACATCGACGGAAGGCCGGTGGCGGGAGACCAGCGGTCCGGTCTTCACGCTCACATAGTAGCGCGCGCCCTGTCGTTCGAGCAGCATGTGCTTGTCGCCAGGCGCGATCAGCACGTGACCGCGCAGCACCGGGTCGCCATCGGCGGCCTCCTTGACCTCGACCTCGCAGAGCCCGTTCAGGCGCTTCGCGAAGGCGGCGGTGAATTTCTCCGGCATATGCTGGACGATCACCACACCAGGCGCATTGGCCGGCAGTTCCTCCAGGAATTCGCGCAGTGCCTCGGTGCCGCCGGTGGAGGCCCCGACGCAGACGACCATCTCCGTCGTCTTCGCCATCGCCCGTCCCGTCGGCGGCGGCAGCATCGCGTCCGCCGTCAGCTTCTTGGCCGGCCCCTCGGCGGAAGCGGAACGAATGGTGCCGGCGGCGCGGCGCACGGTGGAAAGCCGCGCATATGAGGCGCTCTTGACGACTTCGCGAATGCGTATGGCATCGTCGGCCAGGCTGTCGGCGGCGCCGATCTTCGATTTCAGAATGACGTCGACGGCGCCGGCCTCCAGCGCCTGCAGCAACGTTTCCGAACCCGCCTCCGTCAGCGACGAGCACATCACGACGGGGATCGGCCGCTGCGACATCAGCTTGCGAAGGAAGGTGATGCCGTCCATCCGCGGCATCTCCACATCGAGCGTGATGACATCGGGGATTTCTTCCTGCAGCTTCCGCGCCGCCACGAAGGGATCGGATGCGACCCCCATGATCTCGATATCGGGATCCTGCTCCAGCACATGGCTCAACGTCTGGCGGATGCTGGCGGAATCGTCGATGATGAGAACGCGGATTTTCTTACGCATGGATGCCTCTGGAGCAATTCCAACAAAAGCGTGTAACGGCTTTGCTGGAATTGCGTGAAAACGAAGAGATAGAGCATTTCCGCGATTAGGACAAAAGCGGGAATACTCTAGATACGCTGAAACACCGTGTTCGAAACCTGTTTCAGCGGCAGGTCGAAGCCGGTGATCGACTCGGAATGGCCGATGAACATGTAGCCGCCCTTCGCCAGGCAATTGCAGAGACGGTTGAGCACGCCGGCCTGGGTTTGCTTGTCGAAGTAGATCAGCACGTTGCGGCAGAAGATGATGTTCATCAAGTCGCCGACCGGGTATTTATCGTCCATCAGGTTCATTCGGGCAAATCCCACCCTGCTGCGCAGCTTCGGCGTGATACGCACCTCCTTCCGGCCCGGCTGCTTGGCGACCAGCACGTATTTGCGCTGCAGGTCGCGCGGCACCGGCGCGATCATGTCTTCCGGATAAATGCCCCGGCGCGCCGTCTGCAGCACGTCGGTGGAAAGATCGGTGGCAAGCACGCTGTAGGAGACGTCGTTACGGCCTTCGGCAAATTCCGCCAGCACCATCGCCATCGTGTAGGGTTCCGCCCCCGTCGAGCAGGCCGAACTCCAGGTGCGGATGGTGCGCACGCCGCTGCTGGCGATCGTCGGCAACGCCACGGTCTGCAGGTAGTCGAAATGCTTGGCTTCCCGGAAGAAGTCGGTCTTGTTTGTCGTCACCACGTCGATGAGGTAGACGGTTTCCTGGGCCAGACCATCGTGGTTGAACAGGAAGTCGCAATAGTCGTCGAAGGTCGAATGATTGGTCGCGCGAAGGCGACGTCTCAACCGCCCTTCGAGCATCGTCAGCTTGGTCGGCGGCATCTTGATGCCGCTATAGTCGTAGATGAACCGGGCAAGCATGTCGAAATTGCGCTTGCTGATCCGGTCGCCGGGCAATTGGCTTTCCACCGCTGCCATACTCATAGAACGCAGTACTCCGGGGTTGGCGCGGCGTCAGGCCGCCGATTGCAGTGCCGAGGCGTCCTCGCGCGACAGCAGTCGTGCAAGATCGATGATGACGACGAAACCGTTCTCGCGGCGGACGACGCCGGCGATATAGTCCGAGCGCCAACGCACGCCGATATCGGGCGCCGCCTCGATCTGGTCACGCCGGAAGGGCGTGACCTCGAAGACGCGATCGGCAACGAGGCCGAGGGTGAGCAGCCGGCTTTCCATCGGCACGTCAAGGACGAGCACCCGCGTGTGCGGCGTCGGCACGGTCTTCGTCATGCCGAGCTTCAATCGAAGATCGATCGTCGGCACACCCTGTCCGCGCACATCGCGCAGGCCGAGCAGATAGTCGGGACCATTCGGAATCTTGAAGGCTTCCGCATAGTCGAGAATTTCCCGCACCACCTCAACCGGCACGGCGAAAATTTCGTCGCCGAGGCTGAAGGTCACGAATTGTGCTTCCAGAGATGTCGTGGCCATGATCATGCACTTTCCTTGAATTCGGCGTCCCCGTCATCGGGACCGCCCATGGAGAGATCGAGAGCGAAACCTTTCACCCGCGCCTGCTGGCCGGCGACACTGTTGGCGGCCGGTTTCTTGGCCGCGGGCTTGCGCGCGGCGGCCGGAGCCGGGCTGCGCACCGTCATCCTGGCCACCGGTGCGCGCTCGCGACGCCCGCCTGCCGTATCGACCTTGAAGAAGGCGATCGACGTCTGCAGTTCTTCTGCTTGGGAAGCGAGCTCTTCGGAAGTCGCGGACATCTGCTCGGAAGCGCCGGCATTCTGCTGCGTCACCTTGTCGAGCTGCTGGATCGCCTCGTTGATCTGGGCAGCCCCGATATCCTGCTCGCGGCAGGCAGCGCTGATCTCGGAAACTAGCTCCGCCGTCTTGCGGATGTCAGGCACCAGGCGGCCAAGCATTTCCCCGGCTTCCTGAGCAGCCTTGACCGTGTCACTCGACATCGAGCCGATTTCGGCGGCTGCCGACTGGCTGCGTTCGGCAAGCTTGCGCACTTCCGAGGCGACCACCGCAAAACCCTTGCCGTGCTCGCCGGCACGTGCTGCTTCCACAGCCGCATTGAGAGCCAGCAAATCGGTCTGACGGGCGATTTCCTGGACGATGCCGATCTTCTCGGCGATGGTCCGCATCGCCTGCACCGCCCGCGTCACCGCGTCGCCACTGGCTTCCGCATCCTTGGCCGACTGACGGGCGATCTTCTCCGTCTGGGCGGCGTTATCGGCATTCTGCTTGATGTTCGCTGCCATCTCCTCCATCGAGGCGGAGGCCTCTTCGGCGGAGGCGGCCTGCTCGCTGGCGCCCTGCGACACCTGCTCGGAACTTGCGGAAAGCTCCTGACTGCCGGCCGAAACATTTTCAGCAGCCGAGATCGCGTCGGCGACGACGCCGCGCAGGCGCTCGACCATCTGCTCGAGCGCAAGCCCCAGCGTATCCTTTTCCGAGAGCGGCTTCGGAGACACCATCAGGTCGCCGTTGGAGATCTGGTTGGCGATGCTGGCGGTATTGCGCAGATTCGCGGTCATCCGGCTCATCGAAACGACGAGATCGCGGATTTCGTCATTGCTCTTATGCTCGATGTTCTGTTCGAGGTCGCCGATGCTGACGGCATCGGCAAGGCTGACGGCGCGCTTCAGGCCACGGGAGATATTGAGCAGGATCCAGATGGCAGCCGCCGACGAGACGACGATCAGGCCGACCGTCATCATCAAAAGCATGTTGCGCGATTGCGCATACTGGTCGTTGGTGGCTGCATCCGTTTCGGCGACGTTGCCGGTCACAGTGTCGTTCAGCTTGGCGAGAATGCCGAGAAGCTGGGTTGTCACCTGCTGGCCTTCGCCCATCGAGATGACGCCGGCCTGCGCGTTGGATTCCGTCGTGTTCTGCTTTGCGAGATCGGCAATATGATCCTGCAGCGCCGTCCATTTGCCGTAGAGATCGCCGAACTGCGCCATTGCCCGCTTGATCTCCGGATCGTCGGAGGTGGAAAGCCGGCCATGGAGCGTCTTGATGAGGTCGCGCTGCTGCGAGATCTCATCGACATAGCCGCCGATCTTGCTGGCATCGGTATTGATGATCGCGTCCTTTTCGGCGCGGATGGAACGCATCACGGCATCGGAGAGATCACCGGAATCGCGCAGATTGGCGACCGGACCGGCGACCATGATCGAAATGTCGCTGTTCAGCGACGAGAGATTGTAGATCGAAAGACCTGCCATGGCGCAGGTCAGGAGAACGATGAAACTGAACACCAGGCTCAGTTTGAGTTTGATCGTAAAGCGCATTTCTAACACCCCTCTAGATGCTGTGGATATCCTGCGAATTTCAAATTGCGCAGTGGCGAAGACGCTTCATGCGTTCCCGGTTCTGCCATCATCCTCCGGCGCATCCATGCGGCGGTCTTATTCGGGAGCTGGTCCTGCCCCCCGTTCTGCACTGTGGGAAGAGCGCCCACGCGCTCTCCCCCCGGGAGAACTACGCGCTCTCCCGGAACTCATCGTCTGACGTGTCGGGACCGCCCATCGACATGTCGAGAGCAAACCCCTTCGCTCGAGCCTGTTGGCCGGCGACGCTATTGGCGGGAGCCGTCTTGCCGGCAGGCTTGCGCCCCCCGGCCGGGCTTCGCGTGGTCATCTTGACGGGCGCAGCGCGGCCCTGGCGACCGCTCGCCGCCGCCTTGCCGTTGTCCGCCATCTCGACCTTGAAGAAAGCGATCGAGGCCTGCAGCTCTTCCGCCTGGGCGGCGAGCTCTTCGGAGGTCGCGGACATCTGCTCGGAGGCGCCGGCATTCTGCTGCGTCACCTTGTCGAGCTGCTGGATCGCCTCATTGATCTGCATCGCGCCGACGTCCTGCTCACGGCAGGCGGCGCTGATCTCGGAGACCAGTTCCGCCGTCTTGCGGATGTCGGGCACCAACCGGCCGAGCATGTCGCCGGCTTCCTGAGCGGCGATCACGGTATCGCTCGACATGGCGCTGATTTCGGCGGCTGCCGACTGGCTGCGTTCGGCAAGCTTGCGTACTTCCGATGCCACCACCGCAAAGCCCTTGCCGTGTTCACCCGCACGAGCGGCCTCGACGGCGGCATTGAGAGCCAAGAGGTCGGTCTGACGGGCGATCTCCTGAACGATGCCGATCTTCTGGGCGATCGTGCGCATGGCGTCGACGGCGCGGGCAACTGCGCTTCCGCTCATCTCCGCATCCTTGGCGGATTGACGGGCGATCTTCTCGGTCTGGGCGGCGTTGTCGGCGTTCTGCTTGATGTTCGCTGCCATCTCTTCCATCGAGGCGGAAGCCTCTTCGGCAGAAGCCGCCTGTTCGCTGGCGCCCTGCGAAACCTGTTCCGAGCTGGCAGACAGTTCCTGGCTGCCGGCCGAGACACTTTCGGCGGCGGTAATCGCATCGGCGACGACATCGCGCAGGCGTGCGACCATCTGCTCGAGCGCAAGGCCGAGCGTATCCTTGGGCGAGAGCGGCTTGGGGGACACCATCAAATCGCCGTTCGCGATCTGTGTGGCGATCTCGGCGGTGACACGGAGATTGGTAACCATGCTCTGCATGGCGGTGCCGAGCGTATCCTTGGCCGAGAGCGGCTTCACCTCGACGGAAAGGTCGCCTTCGGCGATCTGGCTGGCGACATTGGCTGTGGCGCGCAGATTGTTGACCATGCCGAGCATGGCGATGCCGAGCGTATCCTTGTCGGAAAGCGGTTTCGGCGTGACGCTGAGGTCGCCGTTCGAGATTTCGTTTGCGATCTCC from Rhizobium sp. Pop5 includes these protein-coding regions:
- a CDS encoding inositol monophosphatase family protein; this encodes MARSALLNVMVQAALKAGKSLGRDFGEVQNLQVSVKGPGDFVSTADRKAEKIVREELMKARPTYGFLGEESEEIKGTDGAHRWIVDPLDGTTNFLHGIPAFAVSIALERNGEIVAAVVFNPATDELYTAERGGGAFLNDRRLRVAARRVLSDCVIGCGVPALGKRNHGKFLVELRHVMGEVAGIRRLGSPTLDLAYVAAGRFDGFWEAELAPWDMAAGILLIREAGGFATDWDGGTAILESGAIVAGNEAIQKALIEVIKRPIPAK
- a CDS encoding chemotaxis response regulator protein-glutamate methylesterase, translating into MRKKIRVLIIDDSASIRQTLSHVLEQDPDIEIMGVASDPFVAARKLQEEIPDVITLDVEMPRMDGITFLRKLMSQRPIPVVMCSSLTEAGSETLLQALEAGAVDVILKSKIGAADSLADDAIRIREVVKSASYARLSTVRRAAGTIRSASAEGPAKKLTADAMLPPPTGRAMAKTTEMVVCVGASTGGTEALREFLEELPANAPGVVIVQHMPEKFTAAFAKRLNGLCEVEVKEAADGDPVLRGHVLIAPGDKHMLLERQGARYYVSVKTGPLVSRHRPSVDVLFRSAARSAGSNAMGIIMTGMGDDGARGMLEMHETGAYTVAQDEASSVVFGMPKEAIAKGGVDRVLPLDQIAREVLMTQQKF
- a CDS encoding protein-glutamate O-methyltransferase CheR, with product MSMAAVESQLPGDRISKRNFDMLARFIYDYSGIKMPPTKLTMLEGRLRRRLRATNHSTFDDYCDFLFNHDGLAQETVYLIDVVTTNKTDFFREAKHFDYLQTVALPTIASSGVRTIRTWSSACSTGAEPYTMAMVLAEFAEGRNDVSYSVLATDLSTDVLQTARRGIYPEDMIAPVPRDLQRKYVLVAKQPGRKEVRITPKLRSRVGFARMNLMDDKYPVGDLMNIIFCRNVLIYFDKQTQAGVLNRLCNCLAKGGYMFIGHSESITGFDLPLKQVSNTVFQRI
- a CDS encoding chemotaxis protein CheW; this encodes MIMATTSLEAQFVTFSLGDEIFAVPVEVVREILDYAEAFKIPNGPDYLLGLRDVRGQGVPTIDLRLKLGMTKTVPTPHTRVLVLDVPMESRLLTLGLVADRVFEVTPFRRDQIEAAPDIGVRWRSDYIAGVVRRENGFVVIIDLARLLSREDASALQSAA
- a CDS encoding methyl-accepting chemotaxis protein translates to MRFTIKLKLSLVFSFIVLLTCAMAGLSIYNLSSLNSDISIMVAGPVANLRDSGDLSDAVMRSIRAEKDAIINTDASKIGGYVDEISQQRDLIKTLHGRLSTSDDPEIKRAMAQFGDLYGKWTALQDHIADLAKQNTTESNAQAGVISMGEGQQVTTQLLGILAKLNDTVTGNVAETDAATNDQYAQSRNMLLMMTVGLIVVSSAAAIWILLNISRGLKRAVSLADAVSIGDLEQNIEHKSNDEIRDLVVSMSRMTANLRNTASIANQISNGDLMVSPKPLSEKDTLGLALEQMVERLRGVVADAISAAENVSAGSQELSASSEQVSQGASEQAASAEEASASMEEMAANIKQNADNAAQTEKIARQSAKDAEASGDAVTRAVQAMRTIAEKIGIVQEIARQTDLLALNAAVEAARAGEHGKGFAVVASEVRKLAERSQSAAAEIGSMSSDTVKAAQEAGEMLGRLVPDIRKTAELVSEISAACREQDIGAAQINEAIQQLDKVTQQNAGASEQMSATSEELASQAEELQTSIAFFKVDTAGGRRERAPVARMTVRSPAPAAARKPAAKKPAANSVAGQQARVKGFALDLSMGGPDDGDAEFKESA
- a CDS encoding methyl-accepting chemotaxis protein gives rise to the protein MRITIKLKLAAAFGFVILLLVGSAAYGILSLGSLNDALGNLVSGPAKRLELALEAKAAELNAVRWQKNALLEMNPEVVTKDYQNSAKSMEEMLTFATGGQQLATAEGKPTWDRLVELAKRFTEDSNKVASLQQSGDRTGAAALSSGEVRALVMELEDVFETLVALQQKAMARADADNDALYSSTKNMLIGIAIGASLIAFAAALWIALGVNSGLRKIMNVASAVAIGDLNQKVEIRSNDEIKDLVNTINVMTDNLRNTAEIANEISNGDLSVTPKPLSDKDTLGIAMLGMVNNLRATANVASQIAEGDLSVEVKPLSAKDTLGTAMQSMVTNLRVTAEIATQIANGDLMVSPKPLSPKDTLGLALEQMVARLRDVVADAITAAESVSAGSQELSASSEQVSQGASEQAASAEEASASMEEMAANIKQNADNAAQTEKIARQSAKDAEMSGSAVARAVDAMRTIAQKIGIVQEIARQTDLLALNAAVEAARAGEHGKGFAVVASEVRKLAERSQSAAAEISAMSSDTVIAAQEAGDMLGRLVPDIRKTAELVSEISAACREQDVGAMQINEAIQQLDKVTQQNAGASEQMSATSEELAAQAEELQASIAFFKVEMADNGKAAASGRQGRAAPVKMTTRSPAGGRKPAGKTAPANSVAGQQARAKGFALDMSMGGPDTSDDEFRESA